Genomic window (Capricornis sumatraensis isolate serow.1 chromosome 1, serow.2, whole genome shotgun sequence):
ACTGGATTCAAAGGAAGTGAAGCAAAAcaatagagaattttaaaaaatttccaagtgTTTGTTCTTCACGTACCTTTCTACGATTCTAATCATGAACCTTTGTGTGAGCGCAGATGCTGTCAATTAAATCTGGTTGCTAGAAATTAAGAAGGATATAACTGACACATCGTGTTCCCCAGAAATATGACATTCCCAGTGCCATTCACACTCTCCTCTGAATTCTGAACAGAAAAGAATTTATAAGACTCTGGTCGAATAGAAGAGAATTTACAAGACTCTGGTTGGGGATATTTACGCCCGAATAAAGAGTGAGGGAATTCTGCCTGATGGATGAAAACATGCAAACCCACAGGTAGGAGGCAGTGGGGcttaaagcaaagcaaaaaaaaaaaaaaaaaaaacaaccaaaaaaccaaGAGCAAGTTGGCGCCTGCTTTAAAGCATGCTGGTTAAATTCCTCCTTCCGTGATTAATCATGTCCTGGGAACCAGAGAGAAGTGTGGCTTTACTTCGCCCCAGGGGCCTCTGAGCCAGAGCTCCCTCCTAATTGGAAGCAGCCGCTCTGCTCGGCCCTGGCCGCAAGTTTCTGTGACACTCGGACAACGTGATTATGAGCCTGCTTAATGTTAGCACGGGGACTCTGGGACTCCAGGCCACAAGCCCAGGCTtgagctttgttttttttcaactTCTTAAAAATTTCAGATTCTGCCTCATTGCCAAGACCCTGTGGGAGTAGGTCTGGGCTGTGGAGCCTAGTGATGGGGCATCAGCCACTCCTAGGGAACATGGAAAATGCcccagccccagagatggcaatGACTCTTTTCTGTCCAGTGGGCAGTGACCCCTGCAGATTGTGTCCAGGGAGGCTGAGCTAACACCATCCGCCGTGAGGAGTTACAGGGCTGTGGTTGTACATCTGGCCTCGAGGCCAAGGCTGCGTCCAGTAGGCACTTGATTTCTTGGTACCTGGTACAGAAACCTGCCCAGAGGAGGGGCCTCGTGTCTGCCAAAGGAGTGGAGGAGCTACCGGGTCACCGCTGCTGCAGCTGGCTGGGCTGGTCACTGGGGGTGTCGAGGGCCTGAAACTAGACCGCAGTTTCTTGAGAAGAAGGGACTCTGTATCTAGATGTGGGAACCCTCCTGAACTGCCCGCTGCCAGCCTGCCCCACAAATTTGGGGCTCCAGGCTGCAACAGCAACCCTTACATGCATTTCCAGCCAGCCTACCTGCCTGTCCAGTGGccttcaggcttcccagccccgacaagggcagggaggaggcctTAAAATTAACCTTTCTCTCtgcagcaatgcaggagacacaggagatacaggttcgatccctggagaagggaatcactaccattccagtattccagtAAGAATACCTATTCCACTGTTCTTGcttggcgaatcccatggacagaggagcctggctgcctgcaatccatggggtccgaaagagtcggatatgacttagcgagtaaacaacaataaaaggAGACCTCTGTGGGATCCACCTGGGTTCATTCGGTCCCAGGGAAAGGAGGAGACCCAAGACTCTCCAGAAACACAGTGTCAGACTGGCCGCCCTGGGGGTGGGGCTCGGGTGCCCGCGGGGACCCACCTATCTCCTCTCCCAGAGATGAGTTGAGGATGGCGCCTGCCGACGTGACCACGGCGCAGGTCCGGAGCCCGCGCGGGAGCAGCCGGCTGAGTGGCACCGGAGGGACCAGCGCGCGCCAGCCGAGCGCCGAGAAGGGCGGTTCAGTGCCGTCCAGGGTGCGCACCTGCACGCGGCCCCGCAACGCGCACAGCAGCTCGGTGCGGCTCCGCCCCGACGCGCGGCGCCCCCGGAAGCGCACGCCGTGCTTGTTGGCACGCAGGTAGGCACCCATGGCCTTCTGCAGGCGCGGGTGCAGCATGCGCGCCGACGCGTCGCCCTTCCAGAGCCGTCTCAGCAGGGCCCGGGACATGGACGAGTACAGCCGCTCCCCGTCCTCGCCCCCTGCGCTCCGGCTCTGCCTCCGGGGCCCTCGCTTCGCCCGCCGTCCCGGGGCTGTGCGTGGCGGCCGAGCCCCTTCTGGGCCTGGGTCTCCAGGGGAGAGGCGCCCCGACGTGCCCGGAGCGGGGTCCTCCGGGGGAAAAGCGCTTAGGGACATTCTCCCTGGCTGGGCCGAAAGAAACTCTGGCTCACGTTCAAAGCCATCTCCGGCCCATGTCCGCAGGGGGCCGGATGGGAGTCCCCGGGGAGACCCCCGCCGCGAGTCCGCGCCGTCGGGCAGGCCCTCTGAGGCCCCCATGATGGCCCGCTGCCTCCCTTGCACGGGCAGCAGCCTCCGGgtctccaggaaggagaaggagctGGGCGAGGGCTTGGCAGGGCTGCTGTCGGTGAAGTAGAGGAAGACCACCACAAAGAGGAGCCCCCAGGCAAACACCCCGCAGAGCATTCCTTGTCTCCATTGCTTCAGGTGCGGTTTCATGGCAGGCCCACGGGGTCAGCGCTTGTGTCCCAAGGTGGCGGGCTGGACCTGAAAACAGAGGGTGTCACAGTGAGCCACGCAGGACAGCGCTGGGGACAGTCCATCCTAGAGGGTCTCTGGGGACGGTTGGAGGGAGCATCAGAAACCAGGATGGCCTGGAGCTCCGGCTAAATTCAGCACTCATATGCCCCACTCTGGATGCCTACAGAACAAGAAGTCACATCCCCTCAGCCCAGGGTCTTGGGAGAGGGGAGGTGAGCTCGGTGTACCTTGGAGAACTACCCAAGGCACCTTGGTGATGTGTCTGCCTCCTCACCACCATGACTGGCTAATTCTCCCCTCTGCCCCGCTTCCCCGATCCCTCCCCGCAGCTGGTTCCAGGTTTCAGTTTGGGGAAGCTGGCAGCAGGCCTCAGTCGGGTGGCCCTCTCTCATCAGAACACTGGCTCAGAGCTCAGATCCTGTACAACAAAGGGCCAAGTGCTTCTAAGGGAAACTTCTCCACAGTGCCCCGATGGTCCCTAGTAAGTGATGACCCAGCCACTGAGGCTGCAGGGGAAGGTTATGTTAAGGTGTCTGTGGACCTCAAAACACCCCTAGATGTTCACCCTCATCACCAGCCTCTGATAGAGTAAGATGGAAAATGTCGAAATTTTAAATAAGGGAGCAGATGAGGAGATGGGAGCAGATGAGGTTTTCATGCAAGGGCAAGGGTTTTACTTAGATAAGAACTGAAACCAAGTGGGCGATCCCTAGATCAGTGTGGTCACCTGAGGAAGCTACACAGAGTCTCTTGTGGAAAAAATGATGTGCCAGGGTGTGAAACCCACATGCCTTATGGCCCTGTAGCTGATTACAGATGGACATGGGTCCTTCGCTCTTTTCCCACAGAGAGGTGGGTCTGGGTCTCTCCCATTTGAGCAGAGGGAGTGCTCTGACCAGTTACCAGGCTCAGGTCCAgcagcttccatgtcctgcctttAAAATGCTCACGAGAGAGGAAGTAGTCACCAGCAGAAGCAGGCATCTCTCCATGGACTGAGAGATGCCCAGCTGAGCCCTGGGTGTCCAATTGTCCCAGCCCACTACCATCCTGGACTCCAGCCCAGTGGAACGTTCAGATGATTCCAGTTCTGTCCAGCCTCTGGCAGCAGCTGCAGGTAAGACCCCAAGCGGGAACCCAGTGGGGCCAGTTAACCCTCAGAACCAGGTGTGATAAAGACACTGGTTTAAAGTGATAGAGGTTGCTCTTCTGAGCCACAGGTCTGGAGCTGATTCGTTACATCAGAAACGATCACTGGAACAGGCTCTGCTAGAAAAGCCAGATGAGAAGTTCCCCAGATGCCTCAACAGTCATGCACCCTTGAGACAAGTCCAGCCTCTCAGAGGGATTATGTGAAGAGAAACTTTCACTGAAGTGTTTTTTAAGTTGTGGCTTCTTAACAGCTGCTGTCTGCTTGACACATCAAAGCAAGGCTGTAGATTTCCTTCGCAGCCACACATCAAACCCACACATAGAGCATGGTCTCACCAAGCCAGACACACTCATGCCAGCGAACAAATGTACAAGAAATAGTGCCAGCACTTGCCCTCTGTCAGACTCTGTGCTCACTTAACATGTTTCCTTCATTATCTTATTTGGTCTTCCCAGCACCTACTCAGGCttcgcaggtggcgctagtggtaaagaatccacctgccaatgaaggagacataagagatgcaggttcaatccctgggttaggaagagccctggaggaggaaatggcagcccactccagtattcttgcctggaaaattccatggacagaagaggctggcgggctacaatccatggggttgcacagagttagacatgactgaagcgacttagcacacacctagTAAGTAGGAGACACTTCTATGTCCATTTTATAGAGGAGGGCGTTGAAGCctggagaggttaagtaacttgcccaaagctaCAGAGATAGCACGCAGTAGACAGCACCAAAAAAGCCACCTGCTCACACTTAATGCTAAGTTCTGACTCCATCTGATGGTACCAGGTGAGGCTGTCTATACTAAATATGCCAAACTGTGGGACTCTGAATACACATTTCCATTCCTGACAGTCTTGGCAATGTCCTGGTGCTGGAAAAATCTTCTCAGGGCTCACCACCAAGTTCTGTCCGTAACTCCTGAGGGACAGCCAATGAGCAGCGCCCCAGACAGACACTGCCTAGGGACCACATCAAGCAGAAACTGCTAAATGATCTTCCAAAACCTGTCCACTCAGGAGCCCGCGCTTCAAACTGTGATGCCCCAGCCTGATGATCGAAAAGCTGTTTCCAGGATCTCAACATTTCTATTAGCAATCACAAAATTACCCTTAATAACAGTTATCCTGTGTTTCCTCTTGCTGAGCGCCATGCCGCATTGCTCTGACACCAACCACCACAGCTAGCAGGGCCCCCACAGGGAAAAGACTCAGTCCCACGTGATGGCCCCACTTCAGACACCAGCCTGGAGTGGgctccccagccacctgcacttCTGGCAGTTTGGCTATTGATCTGGGGGCTCCCCATGACACCCTTAAGTTTGAAGATTTGCTAAAAAGACTGGCAGAACTCAGGAAAGCACTAATATTAATATAAACCAGTGATCACAGTCTCTGGGAAAGGGATACACAGAGTTTGAGGGCTGGGTGGGGGTTGTCCCAAGGGCAGAGGTT
Coding sequences:
- the ST6GAL2 gene encoding beta-galactoside alpha-2,6-sialyltransferase 2, which gives rise to MKPHLKQWRQGMLCGVFAWGLLFVVVFLYFTDSSPAKPSPSSFSFLETRRLLPVQGRQRAIMGASEGLPDGADSRRGSPRGLPSGPLRTWAGDGFEREPEFLSAQPGRMSLSAFPPEDPAPGTSGRLSPGDPGPEGARPPRTAPGRRAKRGPRRQSRSAGGEDGERLYSSMSRALLRRLWKGDASARMLHPRLQKAMGAYLRANKHGVRFRGRRASGRSRTELLCALRGRVQVRTLDGTEPPFSALGWRALVPPVPLSRLLPRGLRTCAVVTSAGAILNSSLGEEIDSHDAVLRFNSAPTRGYEKDVGNKTTVRIINSQILTNPSYHFMDSALYKDVILVAWDPAPYSANLNLWYKKPDYNLFTPYVQHRQRNPNQPFYILHPKFIWQLWDIIQENTKEKIQPNPPSSGFIGILLMMNLCGEVHVYEYVPSVRQTDLCHYHEPYHDAACTLGAYHPLLYEKLLVQRLNVGTHGDLHRKGKVVLPGLQAVRCPPGA